In Scheffersomyces stipitis CBS 6054 chromosome 8, complete sequence, one DNA window encodes the following:
- the ARN2 gene encoding Siderophore Iron Transport — GTRKAELLNEQYQSPHLKVCLFVSIFFVAYTYGIESTLRGNIQAYATSSYTQHSLLSTVNVIKSVVAAASQPMYARLSDKFGRLELMLVSIVFYIVGTVIQSQAFDINRFAGGSVLYQVGFSGVMIMLQIILADFSNLNWRLVCSFVPALPFIINTWVAAEVQASLLANHSWNFAIGIWAFIFPLSCVPLLLCFIHMIWKARKTDEWQRLKEERTKTPFIQKAVELFWELDVVGIVLLVCVFGFILVPFTIAGGVTDKWKEASTLAPLIIGFALLPVFVWWEYKYAKFPISPFPLLKDRGVWSALIIAILIDWVWYMPNDFMYTVLIVGMRASVKAATRISSLYSFVSVIVGPLLGLLVVRVRRLKGFIIFGTICWIISLGLLVHFRGSNDGLESEKYLDGVIGSLCLLGFGAGFFTYSTQVSIETVTNHEYMSIVLSLYLSSYNIGAAIGASVSGAVWTNEMYKAIAANFEEAGFDSELAALAYGSPFEFIKEYTWGTPERIAVVLAYAKVQRYLCISGLVLCFPLLMATFFLRDHRLDSVQSLELDNDH; from the coding sequence GGTACTAGAAAGgcagaattgttgaacgagCAATACCAATCTCCACACCTCAAGGTCTGTTTGTTCGTTTCTATTTTCTTTGTTGCTTACACCTATGGGATCGAATCTACTTTGAGAGGAAATATTCAAGCATATGCCACTAGTTCATACACGCAACACTCTTTGTTGTCCACTGTTAACGTTATCAAATcagttgttgctgctgcctCTCAACCAATGTATGCTAGGTTGTCAGATAAGTTCGGCAGATTGGAGTTGATGTTGGTCTCGATTGTTTTCTACATTGTTGGAACTGTGATTCAATCTCAAGCATTCGATATTAACAGATTTGCTGGAGGTTCTGTGTTGTACCAAGTTGGATTTTCTGGAGTCATGATAATGTTACAAATTATATTGGCCGACTTCTCAAACTTGAATTGGAGATTAGTTTGTTCATTTGTACCTGCTCTACCTTTCATTATCAACACATGGGTTGCAGCAGAAGTGCAAGCAAGTTTATTAGCCAACCATTCTTggaattttgcaattggaatCTGGGCTTTCATTTTCCCACTCTCATGCGTTCCTTTACTTTTGTGCTTTATTCATATGATATGGAAGGCACGTAAGACAGATGAATGGCAACggttgaaggaagaaagaacaaagacACCATTCATCCAGAAGGCAGTCGAATTATTCTGGGAATTGGATGTAGTGGGCATTGTTCTCCTTGTTTGTGTTTTTGGGTTTATTTTGGTTCCTTTTACAATTGCAGGAGGAGTCACAGacaaatggaaagaagcTTCTACCTTGGCCCCTTTGATTATCGGAtttgctcttcttcctgtttTCGTATGGTGGGAATACAAATATGCCAAGTTTCCTATTTCTCCTTTCCCGTTATTGAAAGATCGCGGAGTTTGGTCAGCTCTTATTATTGCTATCCTAATTGATTGGGTGTGGTACATGCCAAATGATTTTATGTACACTGTCCTTATTGTTGGTATGAGAGCTAGTGTCAAAGCTGCTACTAGaatttcttccttgtaTTCATTCGTCTCTGTCATTGTTGGCCCTCTATTAGGTCTCTTGGTCGTAAGGGTTAGAAGGTTAAAGGGCTTTATTATATTTGGCACAATTTGCTGGATTATTTCCTTGGGGTTATTGGTACATTTCAGGGGTTCAAATGATGGTcttgaaagtgaaaagtaCTTGGATGGAGTTATTGGGTCTTTGTGTCTCTTAGGTTTTGGTGCTGGGTTCTTCACTTATTCAACTCAAGTATCAATTGAAACCGTTACCAACCATGAATACATGAGTATTGTACTTTCACTTTATTTATCCAGTTACAATATCGGTGCTGCTATTGGTGCTTCTGTCAGTGGTGCCGTTTGGACAAATGAAATGTACAAAGCTATTGCAGCCAATTTCGAAGAGGCAGGTTTTGATAGTGAACTTGCGGCCCTCGCTTATGGATCCCCATTTGAATTCATTAAAGAATATACATGGGGAACACCAGAAAGAATTGCTGTGGTCTTGGCTTATGCCAAAGTTCAGAGATATTTATGTATTTCTGGTCTCGTGTTGTGTTTCCCATTGCTTATGGCAACATTTTTCTTGAGAGACCACAGATTAGACTCTGTTCAATCTCTAGAATTGGACAATGATCAC
- the HOL31 gene encoding putative ion transporter has translation MTSTIDIEKTTTAKSLNYDFVPGTVHLVDVIGNLSVKKDDGGEDIILQPQPTSNINDPLRWSKGKKRFQFFLLWLWSFLLAVSLNFSGPLFVIWSVELKTTFFKLNVHMALGFLFLGLGCLFLQPTALKLSRRFIYLCCTIIAIVGNAVGSQATSINFLYVVKILVGLAAAPVDSLVEISSTDVFFLHERSRAFSLILLALYGGSNLGPVACGYIVQTLSWRWCFYIQIIILGVMFFILLFLLEDTSFRRDFDEGELENKILEQIKSNDSMAQRDKPQTEKGHKSGGIITNLNEVVDSSSDDVSLDNTIPPRTYWQRMQLIQTHYNDTRSWITIFYRPFLLASFPAIIWGSVLYGAQMMWLSFLGVTQAQIYSAPPYNFSPSSTGLTSVGAFVGNLIGMVYGGNFVDWMTLKMAKRNHGILEPEFRLYAMILPTICNAAGLLAYGLGSYYGAHWAISVVIGQVFLGFAMSAAGSICLTYAVDSYHNVASESLVLMLFIRNMIGMGFTFAIQPWLVSNGLKTVTWLMFMLSIVINGSFIFMIKYGKSMRRWTATRYEKYSDLNYGELFPRK, from the exons ATGACTCTGACAATTGATATAgaaaagacaacaacagccaAGTCTCTCAACTACGACTTTGTACCTGGGACCGTCCACCTAGTGGATGTTATTGGGAACTTGAGCGTCAAGAAAGATGATGGTGGCGAAGATATCATACTTCAGCCCCAACCCACTTCAAACATCAATGATCCCCTTAGATGGTCCAAGGggaagaagaggtttcaattttttctATTATGGTTATG GAGTTTTCTTCTAGCAGTTTCTCTTAATTTCTCTGGTCCCTTGTTTGTTATTTGGCTGGTGGAATTGAAAACgactttcttcaaattgaatgtCCACATGGCCCTTGGTTTCTTATTCCTTGGTCTTGGGTGTCTCTTCTTACAACCCACTGCTCTCAAGTTGAGTAGAAGATTTATTTATTTGTGCTGCACTATCATAGCAATTGTAGGTAATGCAGTTGGTTCTCAAGCTACCAGTATTAACTTCTTGTATGTGGTGAAAATTTTAGTTGGTTTGGCAGCTGCTCCAGTTGACTCGTTGGTTGAGATTTCTTCCACGgatgttttcttcttacaCGAAAGATCGAGAGCATTCAGTTTGATATTATTGGCATTGTATGGTGGAAGTAATTTGGGTCCTGTTGCCTGTGGGTACATTGTGCAAACTTTGAGCTGGAGATGGTGTTTCTATATCCAAATCATAATTTTAGGAGTTATgtttttcattcttctctttttgttggAAGACACTTCTTTCAGAAGGGACTTCGACGAAGGTGAGTTAGagaacaagatcttggagCAGATTAAGTCTAATGATTCAATGGCTCAAAGAGATAAGCCTCAGACTGAAAAGGGCCATAAATCAGGTGGAATCATAACCAACTTgaatgaagttgttgattcttctaGTGATGATGTCTCTCTAGACAATACCATTCCTCCTAGAACATACTGGCAAAGAATGCAACTCATTCAGACGCATTATAACGATACAAGATCATGGATCACTATTTTCTATAGACCTTTCTTGTTAGCCAGCTTTCCAGCTATTATCTGGGGTAGTGTTCTCTATGGTGCACAAATGATGTGGTTGTCCTTCTTAGGAGTCACACAAGCACAGATTTATTCAGCCCCTCCTTACAACTTCAGTCCATCTCTGACTGGATTGACAAGTGTAGGTGCCTTTGTTGGAAATTTAATTGGTATGGTTTACGGTGGCAACTTCGTCGATTGGATGACTTTGAAGATGGCCAAGAGGAACCATGGTATCTTGGAGCCGGAATTCAGATTGTACGCTATGATTCTTCCAACCATCTGCAATGCGGCTGGCCTCTTGGCCTACGGGTTAGGTTCATACTATGGTGCACACTGGGCTATTTCAGTTGTCATCGGGCAAGtctttcttggatttgCCATGAGTGCAGCCGGATCCATCTGTTTGACATATGCTGTTGATTCATACCATAATGTTGCAAGTGAAAGTCTTGTGTTGATGCTTTTCATCAGGAACATGATTGGTATGGGATTCACCTTTGCTATTCAGCCTTGGTTGGTGAGTAACGGATTGAAGACTGTGACATGGTTGATGTTCATGCTCTCAATTGTCATCAATGGTTCTTTCATCTTTATGATTAAGTACGGAAAGAGCATGAGAAGGTGGACAGCCACAAGATACGAGAAGTATTCTGATCTTAACTACGGAGAACTCTTCCCTAGAAAGTAA
- a CDS encoding predicted protein (go_component endoplasmic reticulum; Golgi apparatus~go_function intracellular transporter activity~go_process intracellular protein transport) gives MSDPRSLIAEAEKLTKPQSGFFSFLSGSSQSMRLEEATDLYIQAANSYRLKKEFNSAGEQFIKASDIQSKLSNHNDSANHLVEAYKCFKGVAPLEAIEALKKAIHIFLTQNGQFRRAANFTNDLAELYESVGDSENAMGSYEQAGDYFTTDHAEALANKAFIKCADLAALSGNYKKAVELYDTVIKQSVGNAMTRWSLKDYFFKSILCVLCQDDVIEAQKRSTHYLTEDPSWEQTRENKLLQDIIISIDQGDIEGFSDKVFEYDQFSKLDKLKTQLLLKIKTTVVDRDDDDLL, from the coding sequence ATGTCTGATCCCCGTTCCCTTATTGCTGAGGCTGAAAAGCTCACCAAGCCCCAACTGGgcttctttctgtttttgtCTGGTTCCTCACAATCTATGAGATTGGAAGAGGCCACGGATTTATACATTCAAGCAGCCAATCTGTACcgtttgaagaaggagttCAATCTGGCCGGAGAACAGTTCATCAAAGCTTCGGACATTCAGTCCAAATTAAGCAATCACAACGACTCTGCAAACCATTTGGTTGAAGCCTATAAATGTTTCAAGGGCGTAGCACCCTTGGAAGCAATTgaagccttgaagaaggctaTTCACATTTTCTTGACACAGAACGGTCAATTCAGAAGAGCTGCCAATTTCACCAACGATTTGGCCGAGTTATACGAATCTGTCGGTGATTCCGAAAATGCCATGGGTAGCTACGAGCAGGCTGGTGACTACTTCACAACAGACCATGCTGAAGCATTGGCTAATAAAGCTTTTATCAAATGTGCGGACTTGGCAGCCTTGTCTGGCAACTACAAGAAGGCTGTTGAATTGTATGATACAGTCATAAAGCAACTGGTAGGAAATGCTATGACCAGATGGAGTTTGAAGGattatttcttcaagagcatTTTGTGTGTATTATGTCAAGACGATGTCATTGAAGCACAAAAGAGATCGACCCACTACTTGACAGAAGATCCATCTTGGGAACAAACGAGAGAAAACAAATTGTTGCAAGACATAATCATATCCATCGACCAGGGCGATATAGAAGGTTTCTCTGATAAGGTGTTTGAGTACGATCAATTCAGCAAACTTGATAAGTTGAAAACTCAGTTGTTATTAAAGATCAAGACCACCGTTGTCGACAGAGATGATGACGACTTGTTATGA